One genomic segment of Anopheles stephensi strain Indian unplaced genomic scaffold, UCI_ANSTEP_V1.0 ucontig362, whole genome shotgun sequence includes these proteins:
- the LOC118516612 gene encoding uncharacterized protein LOC118516612 codes for MLESAGFSLKKWASNIPAALDGVPSADLAINSVLDWQEDQAVSTLGLVWEPSNDMFRFRVDLPTPAEELTRCLVLSYTARIFDPLGLLGPTVILAKMFLQRLWGLKHEGKTLDWNRPLPAEIQEEWRRFHSTLYVLRELRVPRLVAHSNPERLQLHLFADASQGAYGACCYVRSDSTRGSTVRLLAAKSKVVSLSNTHSIARLELCAARLAVHLFQKVIRALNVSSSTVICWTDSMTVMHWLKSSPRRWKPFVADRVAQIQEETRISCWRHVPGSDNPADDISRGLRPEELLQCERWWQGPRWLSYGQEEWPVEPVLAKENETDIEERLAVSKIVITSTTCDFSNILFARYSSYGKLRRVVAYCLRILSNLRASKSTSINSVKRNTDMKTPLSSVPPLTAAELQDAELRLCQRAQHDSFAEEMDDLKRGKLVSGRSRLKWLSPYLDPKGVLRVGGRLGNANIPESTKHPIVLAASHRLSTLLVENTHHQKMHAGPQFMLATIRQKFWLIGGRNLAKSVYHRCHTCFRNKPTLVKQAVADLPKSRVTPTRPFAVSGVDYCGPFLLKSTVRNRSPTKAYIAIFVCFATRAVHIELVSDLTSTAFLSALRRFVARRGKVAELHSDNATTFKGAAHELHRIYRMLKIDEGDRRAIFDWCAENELVWKFIPPRAPHFGGLWEAAVKSAKRHLLKTIGVRSVTQENMLTLLAQVELCLNSRPLIPISDEPTDLEALTPGHFLIGSSMQAVPQVDLSKISPNRLKEYQLVQRQMQEIWARWYPEYLQQLQARAKHANNTPVKLEVNQLVIVKEDNTPPA; via the coding sequence ATGTTGGAATCAGCGGGCTTCTCACTAAAGAAATGGGCGTCGAACATACCGGCTGCGCTTGATGGTGTTCCAAGCGCCGATTTGGCCATCAATTCAGTTCTAGACTGGCAAGAAGACCAAGCAGTCTCAACActgggcttggtttgggaaccatccaacgatatgtttcggtttcgggtggATTTGCCAACCCCTGCAGAAGAGCTGACACGATGCCTGGTGTTATCATACACGGCCAGAATCTTCGATCCTCTTGGTCTGTTGGGACCAACGGTGATACTCGCCAAGATGTTCCTGCAACGCCTATGGGGATTGAAGCACGAGGGGAAGACGCTGGACTGGAATCGTCCGCTACCAGCGGAGATTCAGGAAGAGTGGAGGAGGTTCCACTCAACGCTCTATGTGTTACGCGAACTGCGAGTACCTCGATTGGTGGCACATAGCAATCCGGAAAGGCTGCAGCTGCATCTCTTCGCGGATGCATCTCAAGGAGCCTATGGAGCATGTTGTTACGTACGCTCGGATTCGACACGGGGCTCTACGGTTAGATTGCTAGCGGCTAAGTCCAAGGTGGTGTccctctcaaacacacattccatcgCCAGATTAGAACTGTGTGCAGCACGGCTAGCAGTACAcctgttccagaaggtgatTCGAGCACTCAACGTTTCATCGTCGACGGTTATCTGTTGGACAGATTCCATGACCGTCATGCATTGGCTCAAATCATCACCTCGTCGATGGAAGCCGTTTGTCGCCGACAGAGTGGCGCAAATACAAGAGGAGACCCGAATTTCATGCTGGCGTCATGTTCCTGGTAGCGATAACCCGGCGGATGATATATCGCGCGGGTTGAGGCCCGAAGAGTTACTGCAGTGCGAGCGATGGTGGCAGGGGCCAcgttggttgtcctacggacaGGAAGAGTGGCCGGTGGAACCAGTACTCGCGAAAGAGAACGAGACGGACATCGAGGAGCGGTTAGCGGTgtccaaaatagtcatcacctCTACGACGTGTGACTTTAGCAACATACTTTTCGCACGTTATTCCTCGTACGGCAAGTTGCGAAGGGTTGTTGCTTATTGCTTGCGAATCCTCTCCAACCTCAGGGCGAGCAAGTCAACGTCGATCAACAGCGTCAAGCGGAATACGGACATGAAGACGCCATTGAGTTCcgttccaccgcttacagcgGCGGAGTTGCAGGATGCGGAACTGAGGTTGTGTCAACGGGCACAACATGATTCGTTTGCGGAGGAGATGGACGACCTGAAACGAGGAAAGCTGGTGAGCGGAAGGTCGAGACTAAAGTGGTTGTCTCCATACCTCGACCCAAAgggtgtgttacgcgtcggtggccggcttgGTAACGCCAACATACCAGAGTCAACCAAACATCCGATTGTACTCGCTGCATCACATCGGCTGTCGACACTACTGGTCGAGAacactcatcatcaaaagATGCACGCGGGGCCACAATTCATGTTAGCAACAATCCGGCAGAAGTTTTGGTTGATTGGGGGCCGAAACTTAGCAAAGAGCGTGTACCATCGATGCCACACATGCTTTCGGAACAAGCCAACGCTGGTGAAACAGGCGGTAGCTGATTTGCCTAAGTCACGAGTGACACCAACGCGACCGTTTGCCGTCAGCGGCGTCGACTACTGTGGGCCGTTTTTGTTAAAGTCGACCGTCCGCAACCGAAGCCCAACGAAGGCATACATCGCGATATTCGTATGTTTCGCGACAAGGGCAGTCCATATCGAGCTGGTGAGTGATCTCACATCGACTGCTTTCCTATCAGCACTACGTCGCTTTGTCGCGAGACGTGGTAAAGTAGCCGAATTGCATTCGGACAATGCAACGACGTTCAAGGGCGCGGCACACGAGTTGCATCGCATCTATAGGATGCTGAAAATCGATGAGGGTGATAGGAGAGCGATCTTTGATTGGTGCGCAGAGAACGAACTGGTATGGAAGTTTATCCCCCCGCGTGCGCCTCATTTTGGAGGACTTTGGGAAGCGGCAGTTAAGTCCGCTAAAAGGCATCTGTTAAAGACGATAGGAGTTAGAAGTGTGACGcaagaaaatatgcttaccctTCTGGCACAAGTTGAGCTTTGTTTAAATTCGCGTCCATTGATACCAATATCAGATGAGCCAACAGATTTGGAAGCACTAACCCCGGGCCATTTCTTGATAGGGAGTAGCATGCAGGCGGTACCACAAGTAGATCTTAGCAAGATTTCTCCGAACCGTTTGAAGGAGTACCAATTAGTGCAAAGGCAGATGCAAGAGATTTGGGCACGGTGGTACCCAGAATATCTACAGCAGCTACAGGCCAGGGCAAAGCACGCGAACAATACACCGGTGAAGCTAGAAGTGAACCAATTAGTGATCGTGAAAGAAGACAATACCCCACCTGCA